The genomic interval CCTATAACTTGGCTAAGCACCGGGAGATCCTAGGCAAGCTTGAGAGACTAGAAGCAGACCTTGCTGGCTTCAAGTATAACTGGGTAGAAGAAGGGTCAAGCGACTTCGCAGTGATCGCTAGCGGTGTTAGCTATGCATACGTAAAGGAAGCAGTTGAGAAACTAGGAGTCAAACCGACTATCTTTAAACTGTCGAGCACTTTTCCTGTGCCTAGAAAGTTTGCCTTAGAGGCTTTGAAATATGGGAAGGTTCTTGTTGTAGAAGAGCTAGAACCTATAGTTGAAAACCAGCTCAAGGTCATCGCTTATGAAGAGGGGCTAAAAACACAGATATTTGGAAAGAACCTGATACCGCGCGTTGGCGAGCTTAACACTTCTATTGTTGCCTCCGCAATAAGCAAGCTGGCAGGTATATCTTATTCTCCACCAAATGCTCCAAAGGTTAATTTAGAGCTCCCCTCCAGGCCCCCAGTTCTATGTGCGGGCTGTGGACACAGGTCAACCTATTACGCGGTAAAGCTGGCTGCTATGCGGGCACGCGTAAAACCTGTCTATGCAAACGATATTGGATGCTACACGCTGGGCTTCTATCCGCCCTTCAACATGGCAGACTTCACTTGGAGCATGGGATCTGCTATAGGTATAGGCATGGGAATAGCAAAGTTCAGCGAGGAGCCTGTGATAGCATTCATAGGAGACTCTACTTTTTACCATGCTGGTATTCCCGGCCTGATAAATGCAGTCTACAACGGTATACCTCTTCTAGTAATAGTTATGGACAACGGCATCACGGCTATGACTGGGCATCAGCCCCATCCTGGCTCTGGCTATGGCCCAACTGGCGAGACAAGGCCAGTAATAAGAATCGAGGACATTGCTAAAGCAGTAGGCGTAGAATTTGTAGAAGTAGTGGATGCATACGACGTAGAAGCCGTGAGAAGCACTACTGAGAAAGCCTTGAAATTTATAAAGGAGAAAAAGAAGCCTGCAGTAATTGTTTCCCGTAGACCGTGTGCATTAATGGAGCTCAGGAGAAAGAGGGTTCAAAACGAGGAAATAGTTCCCTACTACATAGACCAAGAAAAATGTATAAAGTGTGGAATATGTGTGGACAAGTTCTCTTGTCCAGCCATTGTTCGAGAAGGAGACAGGATCGTTATTATCCCTGAACTATGTGTGGGATGCGGGGTGTGCGCACAAATCTGTCCAGCAAAGGCGATAAAGCCCGTAAAGGGTATTAAAGGGTGAAAAGCTATGGGTATAAGGTCTATTGTTGTTACGGGGATTGGTGGGCAGGGGCAGATAACAATAGGGACGATTCTTGGGCAAGCCCTCCTCAGAAAGGGCTACAACGTAAGAGTAGGCGAGGTACATGGTTTGAGCCAGAGAGGCGGCTCAGTTGTAGTCTTTGTTAAATACGGGAAAGGGGTTCCATCATCCATCGTCACAGCCGGTGAGGCGGACGCCTTGATAGGGCTAGAGATGATTGAGAGCCTGCGAAGGGTTCCCCTTGTATCTCGGGATGGGCTACTAATAGTTAACGAGTTTTTCCTGCCACCACCTGCTAGTAAGCCACTTAGCAGAAAGGATGTTGAAGATGCCTTGAAAAGCATTGGAACAAAGACTGTTTTCATTAATGCAAACGAGCTGGCACTCAAAGCAGGCTCCCAGATAGCTTCGAACATAGTGATGGTGGGGGCCCTTGTAGGATCCGGGAAGGTAGATCTTACACTTGAAGATGTTTCAAATGTTCTCAGTGAGCGCTTCAAGGGCAAAACCTTGGAGATCAATATGAATGCATTGAGGATGGGATACGAATACGTCACTAGTCAAGGAGGACTTTAGATAAAAGTTTAAACACTAGGCTTGGCTTTTCAAATAAATATTTAAAACCAATTTCTCTTATTAAGAATGCCTGTCTATCCATGGAGCCTATCCTACTAATTAATTCTTCTCCATGCATCTCTTTTACTGTCCTGAAAATCTCGTCGAGCTCGGGGTCGCTTAAATTATTTAGGACTTTCCTCAGGGCAAATTGTAGAGTTGTCTCATGGCCTAGTGTTGCCCTGACATTTTTCTCATATAAGGTTGGATCATTTCTTATGAGAGCACTCGCAAGTAGTCTGGCAGCAATAGAGAGGTAGACAAGTCCTCCCCCAGTCGTGGGTTTGGTTTGACCTGCCGAGTCACCTATATAGAGCAAATCGCCGCGTAAAAGGTGTTTTACTAATCCACCCGTATACACTGTGCCGCCATAGGTCTTAATGACATGTAGAGGAGTTATCCCTATTCTTTCAAGCGTCTTTAGGACATACTTCATTCTAACTAGTGTTTTCCCCTTGGTTGCGACACCCACCTTGTATGTTTCGTCTCCAAGCGGGATAGCCCATGCAAAGAGTCCGTTGGAAAATTTCTCTCCCATGAATATAAGAACATGAGTTGTTATGCCTATGCTGTCTTTTACCTTTATATCATATTGGAGTGCAGGCAAAAGATGTTTTTTCTTATCTTCGTCTAAGTACTTTGTTCCTCCAGCGACAATGCCAAAGTTATTTTTACTTCTAACAAGTTTAGAAAAATCAGCAATGTTTACATGACTACCAAGCTTGACGTGAGCACCTAGCGATAAAACTTCTTCGTAAAGCCTTTCTTCAAGCCTCTCCCTGTCAACAACCACAGCGACAGTTTCTGGCCTCCCTACAATCAGCTTTTTCCCCGAAGGAGAAAAGAAAATAGCCCCCCTAAAAGTATTAATAATTAAGTTTTCGTCTATAATGCCGATATCTTTTCTCAAGCCTTCAAGGCTAACGAGACCGGTACAATGGATGGGTCGCCCAATTTTTTCATGCTCCTCGTAGACATAGACATCGCCACTATGACCTTTAAGGAGAAATCTAGCCACTTGTAATCCTGCTGGTCCAGCACCAAGGATGTGAATGTCTCTCTGCATATTACTCATTGTAGGCGCCTATAAAATGTCAAAATGGGTTGATGCTGTGTTTTTCCTTGGAGATCTGCCTTGCCAGGTAATATACGTAGTTCATCCAGCCTGGACTGTTTGCCGAAAGATGCTGTATAAAGAATGTGCCCTCTGCATCGAGCTTAGAAGCCAGCAATCCTATCAATTCGGTCACGCTTTTCCCGTTATATGTTTTCTTGAGGGCCTCCAGTTCGTTTAGAACCTCCGAACCCTGGCGCAGTACAATGTTGTGGACAAGGAGCCAGCTCTCTGAGAACAGCTTGAATAATCTTCTTGCCTCGTCGCTCCCGCCCTCAGTTATTTTGATAATGTTTTTCTCGGTTCCCCTATAGTTCTGTTTGAGTCTATAAGCGAGCTTCTTTTCTATAAGTTCTCCTAGCTTGTTTTCAATTATGGCTGAGTAGGGGAGAAAGAAGGATGGCGAAAGTTCTACTTCGGCATAAGGATAAATGGTCAATATGAAATGTACGACTTCCTCACCATAGATCGGTGTTCTGCCGTCAAGATAGAGCAACAAAAGTATATAGTCTTCAAGCCTTGGCTCGTAGACCTTTCCAAGCCTGAAATTCTCAAGCACCCCTTTTTTCCATGTATGCCCTCCTGTTGCTGGCTCCGAATCAATTGCCATATGAGTTACACTTCTTCTATACCTTTACCGCGATGTATAAATCTTTTAACTATTTTAGCTATCAGCCAAATCATAGTAAAGACGAAGATAAGTCCCACAGCCAGTGAAAGAATTTTTCCAGTAATCGTGAATCCATATATCTTGGCTACTTCGTCGATTTGTACTACTTTGAAAGTGTCTTGGCTGACCTCTAGTTTCTGTGGAAGGGCTTGTTCAACAATCAATGTATAGTTTCCCGCTGGAACAAAACCGAAATCTACTCTGCCCATTTCATCAGTCAACCTCGATTTTGAAAAGTCTCTTCCCTCAAGAAGTACCTGAATATTTTTAACCGGCTGGTCGAGTAAATTTCTCACGAGAACTTGTAGCTTGTAGGCTTGAATGGATAGAACCTTGTCTGCCGAAGAAAGGTCTATAGACACATCATATGTTGCCAGCAAAGTACCATTCCAGAGAACATCCAACTTATAGTTTCCCGGCGGCACCCCATGGTAAACAACAATACCGTCCATGCTACTGTTTGTTCTCATAGTTACGTATCCCCTCAGGATAGCTGTATAGTCTTTGAGGATCTCGCCCGTTCCCTGCCTAACAAATTGGAACCTCACCGTGGAAGTATTTGTCCGCACATCCATGCTCTGGTCAGAAAAAACATCTACTTTGCCTTTACCTATAGCTACAGAGCTCAAATAAGCAACTATATCATAGCTTCCCTTTGGCAGAGGACAGACCACTGCCTTGCCACTAGGCGTAAACCCCCTGTAAACTGGTATTCCGCGTGAGTATATTATGAAAGATGTATTATTCACGGGATACCCCATAAGGTCCAGGAATCTTATTTCCAGCGAGTAGATTGGTGGTTGCACAAGTAAGCTTGGGGGAGGCGAATAAATTATTAGGTCGCCTATAGAGATTCCTCCTGAAAAGAACCTAACGGTCAGGGTGGTGTTTTCACCTAGATATACCGTGTTCTCATTCACG from Thermofilum adornatum carries:
- the iorA gene encoding indolepyruvate ferredoxin oxidoreductase subunit alpha, with the protein product MAKNIIEGTPGEVKLLMGNEAIARGALEAGVSIATAYPGTPSTEIIETLAEVGNKYGVYVEWSTNEKVALEMAIGASMMGLRALTAMKHVGVNVASDPLMSLGYTGVVGGLVIVTADDPNAHSSQNEQDNRIYGIHSYIPVFEPYSPQEAKDMTKDLFDLSEKYAIAVFLRSTTRLSHSRGEVKLGEVQNLGRKPVFHRDPERWALLPPYNLAKHREILGKLERLEADLAGFKYNWVEEGSSDFAVIASGVSYAYVKEAVEKLGVKPTIFKLSSTFPVPRKFALEALKYGKVLVVEELEPIVENQLKVIAYEEGLKTQIFGKNLIPRVGELNTSIVASAISKLAGISYSPPNAPKVNLELPSRPPVLCAGCGHRSTYYAVKLAAMRARVKPVYANDIGCYTLGFYPPFNMADFTWSMGSAIGIGMGIAKFSEEPVIAFIGDSTFYHAGIPGLINAVYNGIPLLVIVMDNGITAMTGHQPHPGSGYGPTGETRPVIRIEDIAKAVGVEFVEVVDAYDVEAVRSTTEKALKFIKEKKKPAVIVSRRPCALMELRRKRVQNEEIVPYYIDQEKCIKCGICVDKFSCPAIVREGDRIVIIPELCVGCGVCAQICPAKAIKPVKGIKG
- a CDS encoding indolepyruvate oxidoreductase subunit beta → MGIRSIVVTGIGGQGQITIGTILGQALLRKGYNVRVGEVHGLSQRGGSVVVFVKYGKGVPSSIVTAGEADALIGLEMIESLRRVPLVSRDGLLIVNEFFLPPPASKPLSRKDVEDALKSIGTKTVFINANELALKAGSQIASNIVMVGALVGSGKVDLTLEDVSNVLSERFKGKTLEINMNALRMGYEYVTSQGGL
- a CDS encoding NAD(P)/FAD-dependent oxidoreductase gives rise to the protein MQRDIHILGAGPAGLQVARFLLKGHSGDVYVYEEHEKIGRPIHCTGLVSLEGLRKDIGIIDENLIINTFRGAIFFSPSGKKLIVGRPETVAVVVDRERLEERLYEEVLSLGAHVKLGSHVNIADFSKLVRSKNNFGIVAGGTKYLDEDKKKHLLPALQYDIKVKDSIGITTHVLIFMGEKFSNGLFAWAIPLGDETYKVGVATKGKTLVRMKYVLKTLERIGITPLHVIKTYGGTVYTGGLVKHLLRGDLLYIGDSAGQTKPTTGGGLVYLSIAARLLASALIRNDPTLYEKNVRATLGHETTLQFALRKVLNNLSDPELDEIFRTVKEMHGEELISRIGSMDRQAFLIREIGFKYLFEKPSLVFKLLSKVLLD